Within Desulfolithobacter dissulfuricans, the genomic segment CCGCAAGGGGAGAGAAGAGCAGTTCTTTCTGATTATCTTTTTCACATAATTGTATGAAATCATCCCATAGCTGACTGCCAAGCATCAGCTTCTGGTTTCGCGCCTGGTACCTGCGAAATAGACTATACATTGTATCTCGGTGTTGCTGGGCCCAGCGGTTTAACTCGTGAAACATTGTTTTTCCCTTGTTTGGAGGTCAGGTAACGCCTGAGAAGCGATTATCGGTGGTTGTTCCGATCATGTCGCCTGAACCTGTAGTATTGGTTTATGTATAATAAAAACAATATGTTGATTGTGTGTGGGCAAGGGAGTTGGGGCATGGAACTTGCAAGATTGTGTTCAATATAATATTATATAAAACTATATTGCAAAATAATATTTGCTGTCAGTGTATAAAAACAATGCCTGTGTTGTATCCATTTTGGATTAATATTTCAGGTAGATAGGGTGTATGGTGTATGGGGAAAATCATCGTTGAAAACCTTTATAAAATTTTTGGAGAACATCCGGGTAAGGGCCTGGAACTGCTCCAGCAGGGTCAGGACAAGCAAAGCATATTGGACAAAACCGGTTTGACCGTTGGTGTGCAGGATGCCAACTTTGTGGTGAACAGCGGTGAGATTTTTGTGGTTATGGGTCTTTCAGGATCCGGAAAATCAACCTTGGTGCGCATGTTGAACCGGCTCATTGAACCGACCACCGGTAAAGTCCTGGTAGATGGCAGAGACGTGGTCAAGATGAAGCATGAAGATCTGGTCAAGTTCAGGCTGGAAAAGATGAGTATGGTCTTTCAGTCGTTTGCCCTTATGCCGCATCTCACGGTGCTTGAAAATGTTGCCTTTGGTCTGAATCTCGCAAAATTTGACAAGGTGAGGCAGAGGGAACGAGCCATGGAAGCTCTCGATCAGGTTGGACTTGCCGGTTGGGAGGAATCCTTTCCTGACCAACTCAGCGGTGGCATGCAACAGCGTGTAGGGTTGGCTCGTGCTCTGGCAGTTGATCCGGATATTCTGCTTATGGATGAGGCCTTTTCCGCTCTCGATCCGCTTATCCGGACCGAAATGCAGGATGAATTGCTAAAGCTCCAGAGGCGCCAACAGCGAACCATTGTCTTTATCTCCCATGATCTGGATGAGGCGCTGCGCATTGGTGATAGAATTGCCATTATGGAAGGCGGGAGAATAGTCCAGGTCGGAACTCCGGAAGAGATTTTGCGGAATCCGGCCAATGACTATGTCCGGGCTTTTTTCCGTGGGGTTGACCCAACAGGTGTCATTTCGGTGGGAGAAATTGTCCGTGATACCCAGCTGACGATTATTAAATCCCGTGTTGGGAGCCTGCGGGCCGCCCATGAGTTGTTGAGCAGTCAGGATAGGGCACACGGGTATGTACTTGACTCCGATCGGAGGTTTCTTGGATTGGTGACTGCGGAAAAGCTGAAGGAACTTTTGGAATCCGGGGCAGCAGACAGCCCTGTTGACCAAGGTTTTATCACCGGGATAGCAACCGCGCGGCTTGATGATTCAATGCAGGACATTTTACCCGAAGTGGCCTCTTGTACCTGGCCGATACCCGTAGTCGATGAGCAGGGGATTTACAGGGGGGTGGTCTCAAAAAACAGATTCCTTCGGACTCTTCATCGTGCCGAGCAGGCTGAAGGGGCGCATTGTTAAGATAACTTAACGGATAGTTTCATGTTTGAAGAGCAAGTTATCCCTCTTGACAGATGGGTTTCGCAGTCGGTGGACTGGTTGGTGGAAAATTGCAGAGATTTTTTTCAGGCCATCAAATGGCCGGTAGAACAATCCCTTAATGGTTTTGATGCAGGTCTTAACGCCCTCCATCCTGTGATCGTGATTGCGGTTTGCACTTTTGTGGCCTATCGATTCGCCGGCAGGAAGCTGGCCTGCTTTACGGCTGTCACCATGGTGATAATCGGATTACTGGGTCTTTGGTCAGATACCATGACCACTCTGGCCATGGTTCTGGTTTCTGTCGTTTTCTGTGCTCTGGTTGGTATTCCCCTTGGTATATGTGCCGGACAGAGTGACCGGTTCGATGCCGCTCTGCGCCCCCTGCTTGATGCCATGCAGACTACCCCGGCCTTCGTTTATCTGGTTCCCATTGTCATGCTGTTCTCTGTCGGGAATGTGGCTGGAGTACTGGCTACCATTGTTTTTGCGTTACCGCCCATTATTCGTTTGACCAGTCTCGGAATTCGGCAGGTTCATCCCGAACTGGTTGAAGCAGCCCAGGCCTTTGGCGCCACGCGCTGGCAGGTTCTCAGCAAGGTCCAGATCCCGTTGGCCATGCCTACCATCATGGCAGGTTTGAATCAGACAATTATGATGGCTTTATCCATGGTGGTTATTGCCGCTCTCATTGGAGCAGGTGGGCTCGGGTCTCCGGTTATCCTGGGGCTTAACACGCTTGACATTGGTCTGGCCGTGACCGGTGGACTTGGTATTGTCCTGATAGCCATTATCCTGGATCGGATTACGCAGGCAATGGTCCGGAAGAAGTGACATTTTCCAAACTATTTTAAATGAAACTGAAGCATCACTATTTTCTAAATAAAAAAATACATCAAGGAGGTTAAGATGCAACGATTCAAACAGGCAGTTGCGGCAGCAGCCCTGGGCCTGGTGCTGTTCGCAGGGCCGGCCATGGCATCGGATAAGCCAGGTGAAGGCAAGACAGTGCAGCCTGCCCGTGCTACATGGAACACGGGTTTTTTTCAGGAGGCCCTTGTTCGCCGCGGTCTGCAAGAGTTGGGCTATAAGGTAAAGAAGCCAAAAGATCTGCAGAATGCCATATTTTACAAATCTGTGGCACTTGGAGATGTCGACTACTGGACCAATGGTTGGTTTCCTAACCATGAAAGTCAGTTGCCTAAAAATTTTTATGACAAGGCAGATAAGTATGGCTATGTCGTCAAGGCTGGAGGTTTGCAGGGGTATCTGGTTTCCAAAAAGGATGTAGAAAAATATAATATCCAGTCGCTGGATGATTTTAAACGAGACGAGGTGAGAAAAGCCTTTGATAAAAACGGCGACGGCAAGGCAGACCTGACCGCCTGCCCCCCTGGTTGGGGCTGTGAAAATGTTATTGCCCATCACATGAAAGTATATGACCTGGAGGAGTATATCAATCCCGTCAAGGCTGCGTACGAGGCCGGCATGGCGGCAACACTTGCCGCTTACAAAAGCGGCGAACCTGTTTTTTTCTATACCTGGGCACCGAACTGGACCATTTTCAAACTCAAGCCAGGCAAGGACGTGATGTGGATCAATGTCCCAAGGATTATCCCCAAGGAATCACAAAAAGTGGCTGAAGACAGAATGACTGTCTCAGGCATTGAGGGAGCTGTCAGTGATCCGATAAAACTCGGATTTGTTGTGTCGGATATTCGGATTGTGGCAAACAAGCAGTTTATAAAGGATAATCCTGCAGCTCGCAGATTTTTTGAAGTTTTTACCCTGCCTCTTCGCGATATTAATGAACAAAATACCAGAATGTACGAAGGTGAAAAATCACAAAAAGACATCGAGCGTCATGTGGATGAATGGATAGCCAAAAACAGTGATAAATGGAATTCCTGGCTCGCGGCAGCTCGTGCTGCGGCTAAATAACATTTAGCCATCCTCCCCGGAGAGCCTGGCTCTTTTTCCATGAGAGCCGGGTTCTCTTTTTTTTTGCTTTCTTTGTCAATATCTGATGCCTGTGCCTGCAGCTTTTCAGAGAAAGGTAGTGATTGACAGAAGTTGATTCTGTACTCTATAAAGCCTTTTAAAATTTTTTCGCCACCAACTTCCAGTCAGGCTCTCGGTCTAAAAAAATATGAAAATGCGGGGAGATAGCGCATGAATGTCCGCCATCAACGTATGCAAAATATAACCAAGCAGTTACGGGTTGTATTCCGGGCTGTCCAGGCCCACTCAAAGACTGTGGAGCGTCAGTGCGGATTGAGCAGTGCTAAATTGTGGATGATGTGGGAACTCTTTGCCTCCCCCGGGTTGAAAGTTTCGGAACTCGCCAAGGCGTTGACCATCCATCCTTCAACCTGCAGTAATATGCTTGATCAGTTGGAAGATAAAGGCTTTGTCCGTCGGGACAGGAGCAAAATCGATCAACGTGCGGTGCACCTGTATCTCACCGAAGAGGGAGCCAAGGTACTTGCCAAAGCACCCCGACCGGCCCAGGGAACCCTTTCTGATGCGCTTGAGCATCTCAGTGATGATAATTTAATTCATCTTGAAGAGGGTTTAAATAAGCTCATCGATGCGATGAAAGTTAAAGATGAGAAAGCCGGTTTGGTTCCCATTCCCGGAGAATGACATCAAGTTGCATGTATATAACATCCTGAATTGAGCGTTTCACCCATCTGCAACACTTCAGGCAGGAAAATGTTCTTGATCCAACTCATGCGCTGTACCGGTTGTCGGAACTGCTCCCCTGTTAGATGTTCGAGAGGTGCTCCGGCAGGTTCGCAACCTTTCCTGTTTTCGGTTGGTTACGGCTGAACAAAGTGTATTTGCGCAAAAAAGCACCTTGTCACCGGGCAGGAGTTGTATTAATATATGATCAATTGTTCATATATTAATACAAGGTGGGGTGATGAACACGAAACATGCCAAACAGAGGAGTGGCGGCGACCGGTGTGCGTGCCGCTGCATCCACCAGGACCGGATCGACGCGGCCAGGGAAAAGAGCCTGGGAGAGAATATGCTCCACCAGATGGTGCAGCTTTTCAAGGCCATGGGGGATCCGAGCCGGCTGAAGATCCTCTGGGCCCTGCAATACGGGGAAATGTGTGTCTGTGATCTGGCCGCGCTGCTGGGAATCAGCGAATCTGCGGTCAGTCATCAGCTCCGTCAGCTCCGTCATCTGCATTTGGTGGCCAATCGGCGTGAGGGACCCATTCTGTACTACCGCCTTGACGACAACCATGTGAATCAGCTCATGGCTGTGGCCCTCGCCCATGTACAGGAGTAGTCAGTCATGCAGATCCTGCCTGTCTTTATCACCGATCTGTTCCAAGCCTCCTGGGGGATGCTCCAGGATGCCTCGATCTATATCCTCTTCGGCCTGCTGGTAGGTGGGCTTCTACGAGTTTTTCTTTCTCCGGCCTACGTGGCCGCACACCTGGGCAGTGGCCGGTTTGTCTCTGTTTTCAAGGCGGCTCTGCTGGGCATTCCCATTCCTCTTTGTTCCTGCGGTGTTCTTCCGGCCGCCGCCTCGCTTAAAAAGCAGGGGGCCAATAACGGGGCGGTAACCGCCTTTCTTATCTCCACTCCGGAGTCCGGAGTGGATTCCATCTCCATTACCTGGGCCCTGCTTGATCCTGTCATGACCGTTGCCAGGCCGGTGGCAGCCTTTTTTTCTGCTTTTTTGGCCGGCATTGTAGAGAATTTTTTCAATCCTCCCAAAGCGAAGGCAGCCATGCAACCCGATCTCAGCTGCACCATTGACAACTGTTGCGACGGGATTGACTGTCCTCCTGAAGAGCACCGGAATCACCACAGCTTTCTCGAAAAACTCACCGCTGGTACCCGTTTTGCAGTTACGGATCTCTGGGGTGACCTGGCAGGATGGTTTTTTGTCGGAATCATCCTGGCCGCCATCGTTACCGTTCTGGTGCCGGATGATACCATCAGTCATTATATGGGCGGAGGCATCGGTTCCATGCTCCTGATGCTCGGCTTTGGTATTCCTCTCTACATCTGCGCCACCGCCTCCACTCCCATTGCAGCGGCTCTTATTCTCAAGGGGGTCAGTCCGGGGGCAGCTCTGGTGTTTCTTCTGGTGGGACCGGCCACCAACATAACCTCCCTTTCGGTCCTGTTCGGTATTCTCGGCAAACGGGCCACGGCGTTCTATCTGCTCTCCATTGCAGTGGTCAGTGTGCTTTGCGGTCTTGGTGTTGACGCGATCTATTTCGCCCTGGGAATATCCGCCACCGCGGTGGTCGGGCAGGCCGGGACCCTGCTGCCCGCATGGCTGGAGACAGGCGCGGCGCTTTTTCTGCTACTCATCTCCATTCGTCCCCTTGGCAGGAGGCTTGTTGCCCTTTTTTCCAGGGAGAAAGACGCGTGTGGCTGCAGTGATACGAGTTGTGGTGTGTCCCATACCCACTCTCACTCCCATGTCCATTGCCACGACCATGACAGTGGGTGTGAGTGCGGCGATGATTATCCTGGAAAGCTGGTGCAGCTCCGGACGGACCACTTCAAGCCCGACCAACCGCATTGAGGGAGATTTTTTATCTCTGCCATATGGCAAAATGGCTCACTCTAGGTATCAGCCACAGGCCAGACGTGAAACAGGGGCCTGCTCTTGTGGCTGACACCACAGGCGCCTTTGTGCAGGTACAGGACCCAGGCCCAGTCTGTCTCAAAGAAACTTGTGGTTGCTGTCCAGTATCCTTCCTGCAACTCGGTAAAGGGATGATCAGGCGGCAGTGCCGGGGAGTGGTTGCCCGCATCAACCAGGGACTCCAGTTCATTAATGCTTGGCAGGTGCCAGGTATGCCGTCCTGCAAATCCGGATCTGTTCAGGTCGTTGACTGTTCGCAGGGCCTCCTGCCAGGTAACAGGTGCTTTGCAGAGATTGGCCTGCCGCGTCCAGGTAAGCCCTGTCAATCTGTCGAGCACCGCGTCTTTCACCGTACTGAACCTGGGTACCGGCCATGCATTACCTGCCTGGTATTCCCCGTCCTGTCCCGAATTATGGCAAGAGGTGATTGATCCCTCACTATCGTAGCAGTGTTGCTGTCCGGTGGCCGGGAGAAGATTGTTTCCAGGGCCGTGGACCGGCCAGAAGAAGGCGTACTGAGACTTGCTGCCATAAAACATTCTCGCGCCTTCGAGATGCACCCACCAGGCATAGGCCGGGTTGATGACCGCTGTTGTTGATGTCCAGTACCAGGACAGGTAGACATTGGTGAACGGATGTTTGTCGGGCAGGGCAGGCTTTTTTGCCTGGTATGACATCAGGCTGCGTAGCTCCCGGCGGTTGGGCAGCCGCCAGTCACTGTATCCTGCAAAGCCTTCCCGGTTCAGCTCTGTGATCCGATCAATGGCTTCCTGCCAGGTGAGGGGGAAAACGCCGGGATTTGCGTCACGGCTCCAGACAAGTCCGGTAAGATTGTCCAGGACCGTCTCTCCCATGAGATGGAAACGGGGATCCGGCCATTTTTCGCCAGGGCGCAGTTCGCCATCCTGACCCGTCCCGTTACACCCAGTCTCCCTGCCTTCACTGTCATAGCAGCGAGTCTGTCCTGTTCCGGCAACATGACGCATATCCACTACCCCAGTGCCACATCCAGGGTCATCATGATGGCAAAGCCGATCATCACACCCATGGTTGCCACATCGGAATGTTTTTCCGCCTGGGATTCCGGGATCAACTCCTCGGCAACCACATAGATCATGGCTCCGGCGGCAAAGGCCAGGGCATAAGGCAGCAGCGGCCGCATGAGCAGGACGGCCGCTGCTCCCACAAGACCGGCCATCGGCTCGACCGCTCCGGAAAGCTGGCCATACCAGAAACTTTTCAGTCTCGACATCCCTTCCCGTCGCAGGGGAACAGCCACCGCGGCTCCCTCTGGAAAGTTCTGGATGCCGATCCCCAGGGCCAGGGCCAGGGCCCCGCCCAGGGATGCCGATGGGTGTCCCGCGCCTACGGCGCCGAAAGCGACCCCCACCGCCAGTCCTTCGGGAATGTTATGCAGGGTGATGGCCAGTACCAGCAGGATGGAACGATGCCAGCCGGTTTTTACACCTTCGGCTTCACTGATGGGAAAACCGGGGTGAAGATGGGGCAGTACCTTGTCCACGGCCCAGAGAAAAAAACCGCCGGAGAGAAAGCCGACCAGCGGTGGCAGCCAGCTGATACCCCCGGCTTCTTCGACCATGGCGATGGACGGGGCCAGCAGAGACCAGAACGAAGCAGCTATCATTACGCCGGCGGCACAGCCGAGCATGCCATCCATGACCCGGCGGCTGATCCGCCTGAAAAAAAAGACCAGGGCCGCGCCGAGGGCGGTGACAAACCAGGTGAAACAGGTGGCCAGCAGAGCTTGCTGGACTGCGGAAAGATGGAGAAACCAGGAAGTCATGGGGCAAGAATACCTGTCCAGGTTCAGGACACCTGTCAGTCGGTTGCGAGTGGGGTGGTGCCCGGGAAATGTACGTCTGTCAGTTGTGATTATAGGGGGCTCCTGTTACGCTTGTAAAGTAAATCCCGTGAAACCGGGCAATTGATCTGGTTGCCCGGCATCATATCTCCTGTTGGCACATTCCATGAGTAATAAGGACAGTTGTCCGGGAAAGGCCCGGCGCAATCCCTCGGTGGATACGGCCGCTCTTCCCCTGGCCGGTACCCGGGGATGTTCTGATTTCCTGGTTGAAAATTGCGTAATGAGACACGTTGTGGTATTTTGCGCAATTTTTTCGCTGCAGTGTGCCAGTTTTGTTTTCGAGCGTATAATATACGAGAAGCTGCGTAGAGGATGGGACATTCATTCTGATTGAAATAACAGATTATTTTTCCGGGAGGTTTTTGTGAAGATCCAAAATATGTTGCTTGCAGGCCTGATGCTGGTGGTGCTGTCAGGTTGTGTCGGGGTGGATGTCGGCAGTAATCTCAAGGGGTATCGGTACCTCTCTTCAGGGGATTACGATGGCGGAGCCGAACGTTTCCGGCAGATTGTCCAGGAAAAACCCGATTCGGCCCAGGCCAATTATTTTCTTGGACGATTCCTGCTGGCGCAGAAAAAGGCCGCCGAAGCCCTGCCTTATTTCGAAAAAGCTGTCCAGCTGCTTCCGGATAGGGTGGAATACCGGTTCTGGCTCGGGGTCACCCTCGGCGAGCTTGGCCGAAGCGACCAGGAAAGGGCCCAGTATGAACAGACCCTGGCCCTTGATGAAAACTATGTGCCAGCTTATATATATCTCGGGCACAACCTCCTGAAAAGCAGGAAGTACGAGGAGGCCCTTGTCAGCTACACCAGGGCTCTGGAACTGGCTCCGACCAGCCAGACCGCTCTCTATAACCGGGCGCTTATCATGCATATCCTGGACAGGACGCCCGAAGAAAAGATTGCCTGGCTGATCTATCTCAAGCGGTATCCTTCCGGCGCCCTGGCCCTGCGGGCCACCGACCACCTGAATCGACTCGGTGATTTTTCCTATCGCAATTACCAGCTCGGCGCCCGGCGGATCACCCTGCGAAAGATTTATTTTCGACCCTTTACCGCCGAGTTACGCCGTAATTCCTTTTCCTCTCTGGACCTGGTGGGCGAGATCGTCCGCAACCTGGAAAAACCCACCCTGCAGATCGTTGTCTACCAGAAAAACAACATAGAGCTGGCCCGGGCCCGGGCGATAAGCATCAAGAAATATCTGCTGGAAAAGTTTCCCGAGCTTCTCGGACGGGTAAGGATCAGCTGGTTTGATGTGGAGGAGACCTTTACCGTCAAAGGGGAAAAGGTCCGTACAGGTGAGTCTGTACGGTTTTTTCTGACCCGGTAGAGGCCTGACAGTGTAACGATGAGTTGAAAGAGTTGTCCGGGCGAAGCGCGGTTTCTGCCGCTCTTCGCCTTTTTTTATAAAAAAATCTTCAGCATTGAAACCGGTGTCGGGCCTCGCTTGTTTCACGGGACGCCATAAACCCGTCCCTGGGGGCTTGACTGTGGCCATCCAGGCCACAGACACCCGTGCAACAAGCAAGCCCCGACACCTTCATCCATCGAGGGCTGAATTTCAGTGGTAATCAGATAAAAAAAAAGCTGGTGTATTGTGACCAGGAACAGGACCAGCCGTATAACAGGGTAAAGAGCAGGACAACAGGGCCTTCCAGTTCGGAGAAGATGGAAATATCAGATGACGTGATAGTTCAGGAGGTCCTGGACGGAAACAGGGAACGGTACCGGCTCCTGGTGACACGGTACCAGCGGCAGATATACAATCTGATGTACCGCTACTGCCGTAACGACGAGGATGCCGCAGATTTGACCCAGGAGGCCTTTGTCAGGGCCTTCACCAGGCTCCATCAGTACCGTACCGGGCAGCGTTTTTTTTCCTGGCTCTACAGCCTGGCTGTCAACCTGGCCCGGGACTGGTACAGGAAAAGCCGGAAACGGCAGACCCTGCGGAGCGAACTGCTGACAAACAGCGATCCTCTAGATACCGGTTCTGCCCAACAGGAAAAAATGGAGCAGGATCAGGAGATAGAGCAGCTGGTACAGGCTCTGGACCTTCTGCCGGACAAGACCCGGGAAATCGTAATTCTGCGCTATCTCCACGAGTTGCCCATAAAGGAAGTGGCGAAGATCTTTGGTCTTGGCGAGAGCGCGGTGAAAATGAGGCTTTCCCGGGCCATGCAGCAGTTGAGAAATATCATGCAGGAAGATGGACGATATGGAACACGAGAGACGAGACAGGGAGAATAGACGGATCGAAGAGCTGCTGCGCCGCCTGCCGCAGCGCGAGGTACCAGACGATCTGACCCGAAATATCATGGCCCGGATCAGGGAAGAGAACCCCGGTCTCCTGGAACGACTGCGTCGGTTCTTCACCGGCTCCTTTGCCATCACCGTCCAGCCGGCCCGGGTTGCCCTGGCCGGGGCTGGCCTGGCCGCAGCTTTTTATCTTGGCATCCTGACAGGAACCGGACCTGGCGATTCGGGGCTCAAACTGCCCGAAGTCACTACTCTGAGCAGTGAGGCAAGCTACTATATCGGCCGGGGCCTGATCACCGCCGGCCATCCCGAAGAAGCCCTTGCCTACCTGAGCCGGGCCGCACTGCTCAATCCTGACCAGCCGGAGTATGGATTATGGCAGGCCGTGGCCTGGCAGGCCGCAGGCAAGCCCGAGCGTGAGCGTGAACAGTATCACCGACTGGTTAACAGGCACCCGGATTTTCTCCCGGCCCTGGTCAATCTGGGGCATAACCAGCTGGAAACAGGCGATCTGGATGGAGCCCTGGAGAGTTATCAGCAGGTTCTGGCCATGGTCCCGGATGAACGGGATGCCCTGTATAATATCGGTCTGGTGTACCGCCTCAAAGGTGACCTGGAGAAGGAGCGGCAGGCATGGAAACAGTATCTGGCCCGCCACCGGAGCGGAAAAAACAGCTACCGGGCTGTGCAGCATCTCAATGAACTGGGCGATTTCAGTTATCGGACCGCCCAGCTGGGTTACCGGCGGGTTATTATCAATCAGGATGCGCTGCTGGGCAGTGATCCTGCGGTCAGGGAACGGGAAGTCTCCTGGCTGGCCGGGCAGTTTTCCAAGGTGCCGGCAACGACCTTGAACCTGGTGGTCTTTGATGCCCGGGGCAGGGAGCCGGCCATGCAACAGGCAAGAATACTGAAAGAACAGCTGGCCAGATATCTGCAGGACAACAAACAGGTCCGCATCAGCTGGTTTGGTCAGCCGGAGTCTGTACGTACGGGCAAGATGGAAGCAGTGCTGAAACAGGGTGTCCTTGTGTTCAGCCAACCTGAAAAGAAAAGCAAGTCAAAGGAGCGTCGGATATGAAAGCTAAAAAATATTTGAGAGTGTACGCCATCGCCCTGCTCATGGGTGGAATGATATGTGCCCGGCCCCTGCAGGCAGCCACGGTTTCCGCCGATACCGAGGTCGAGGCGGCGGACGGTACCGTGTCAGTGGATGTGGCTGTGGATGCTACCGAGGTGGAGGAACCGGCCTTTACCTCTCCGGAGGAGGTCGAAGCGGCCATCCAGGAAGCTGAAGAAGAAGCCAGCCAGGCCCCGGACGAGGTTGAGGAGGCTCTCCAGGATGTTGAGGAGGCAAGCACTGCCCTGGAGGAGGCTCAGGCCACCGAGGATCCGGATGCTATTGAAGAGGCCAGCGAGCAGCTCAGCAGGGCCGAAGAAGCCTTTGCCGAAGCCATTTCGGAGCTGGCCGGAGTGGATCCGGATGCGGTGGAGGCCATGCGCGAGGATGGCATGGGCTGGGGAAAGATTGCCAATGAACTCGGCGTCCAGCCGGGACTCCTTGGCCTGGGTAACACCCTTGGCCGGCAGAATCATGGCGAGATAACCCATCAGGACGACAGGGAGAGGTACGGTGTTGATCCTGAGGAGTTGGCCGAAGCTACGGCCCGCGATCTTGATGGAGCCGACTCGCTGGATGGTAGAAAGGAGGGTGCCGGTGGCGGTAGGTCCATGCGTGGAGAGGCTGGCGGCAGGCATGGAGGTGTTGGCCTGGACAGCGAGATGGAAGGTT encodes:
- a CDS encoding tetratricopeptide repeat protein, with translation MEHERRDRENRRIEELLRRLPQREVPDDLTRNIMARIREENPGLLERLRRFFTGSFAITVQPARVALAGAGLAAAFYLGILTGTGPGDSGLKLPEVTTLSSEASYYIGRGLITAGHPEEALAYLSRAALLNPDQPEYGLWQAVAWQAAGKPEREREQYHRLVNRHPDFLPALVNLGHNQLETGDLDGALESYQQVLAMVPDERDALYNIGLVYRLKGDLEKERQAWKQYLARHRSGKNSYRAVQHLNELGDFSYRTAQLGYRRVIINQDALLGSDPAVREREVSWLAGQFSKVPATTLNLVVFDARGREPAMQQARILKEQLARYLQDNKQVRISWFGQPESVRTGKMEAVLKQGVLVFSQPEKKSKSKERRI